A window of the Comamonas sp. Y33R10-2 genome harbors these coding sequences:
- a CDS encoding ABC transporter permease, with the protein MTQPTLQSPLQPPLQPPVRAEYVRELTAPGALAAAQPLSLPQRLWQQAGLRRAVILAVLALAWELLARWQDNDLLLPTFLQTMSAVAEGVSSGELLAKAGISLAILVQGYLLGIVGALVLTTLAVCTQFGRDLLTTLTSMFNPLPAIALLPLALLWFGLGQGSLLFVLVHSVLWPLSLNTYAGFQSVPETLRMAGRNYGLSGVRYVLQILIPAALPAILSGLKIAWAFAWRTLIAAELVFGASSGKGGLGWYIFQNRNELYTDKVFAGLLTVIAIGLLVETLGFHTLERLTVRKWGVQRS; encoded by the coding sequence ATGACACAGCCCACCTTGCAATCTCCTTTGCAACCGCCTTTGCAACCACCTGTACGCGCTGAATATGTGCGTGAGCTCACCGCCCCCGGTGCACTGGCCGCCGCCCAGCCCCTGAGCCTGCCCCAGCGCCTGTGGCAGCAAGCCGGCCTGCGCCGCGCTGTCATTCTTGCGGTGCTGGCTCTGGCTTGGGAGCTGCTGGCCCGCTGGCAAGACAACGACTTGCTGCTGCCCACCTTTCTGCAGACCATGAGTGCGGTTGCAGAAGGCGTCAGCAGCGGCGAGCTGCTGGCCAAGGCTGGCATCTCGCTGGCCATCTTGGTGCAAGGCTATTTGCTGGGCATTGTGGGCGCACTAGTGCTGACCACACTGGCCGTCTGCACCCAGTTTGGCCGCGACTTGCTCACCACGCTCACCAGCATGTTCAACCCCCTGCCCGCCATCGCCCTGCTGCCACTGGCACTGCTGTGGTTTGGCTTGGGTCAGGGCAGCCTCTTGTTTGTGCTGGTGCACTCCGTGCTGTGGCCGCTGTCGCTTAACACCTATGCCGGTTTTCAGTCCGTGCCTGAAACCCTGCGCATGGCAGGGCGCAACTATGGCCTAAGCGGTGTGCGTTATGTGCTGCAAATCCTGATTCCCGCTGCACTCCCTGCTATTCTTTCAGGACTCAAAATTGCATGGGCATTTGCCTGGCGCACCCTGATTGCGGCCGAGTTAGTCTTTGGCGCATCGTCGGGCAAAGGCGGTTTGGGCTGGTACATCTTCCAAAACCGCAACGAGCTGTACACAGACAAAGTGTTTGCCGGCCTGCTAACCGTCATCGCCATTGGCTTGCTGGTGGAGACTTTGGGCTTTCATACGCTGGAGCGGCTGACGGTGCGTAAGTGGGGGGTGCAGCGCTCTTGA
- a CDS encoding DUF2783 domain-containing protein, with the protein MNNTTSTLDIAGLETVYDQLATAIDAVGAEKSELLLVKLALLAANQLGDAQQFGELIAAAQRDL; encoded by the coding sequence ATGAACAACACAACAAGCACTCTGGATATCGCAGGCCTTGAAACCGTCTACGACCAACTGGCCACCGCGATTGATGCCGTGGGCGCTGAAAAATCTGAACTATTGCTGGTCAAGCTGGCGCTGCTAGCGGCGAACCAGTTGGGCGACGCCCAGCAGTTTGGCGAGCTAATTGCTGCGGCGCAGCGCGATTTGTAG
- a CDS encoding FAD-dependent monooxygenase, with product MHQPYAEPRHSIYYEYQVHQPWLASQHPGEQSHPVVIVGTGPVGLTTALEMARHGQRCVVLESELQVSEGSRAIVFTRRSMEILQQVGVAHRVTETGLPWCFGNSIYRGQRVYRMENARADDDRFFPMINLQQQFLEEYLVEAVEANPLIELRWGNRVNKVEQKGEKAFVEVDTPEGAYQLQADWLVACDGARSGIRSAMKLQMEGASYEGRFVIADIRIDLPLPTERLAFFDPTWNPGNTILMHREPHGIWRVDYQLPAGEDPEDALKPESLKARIDAQLEMIGFGGTPWEMDWSSVYSARALTLPNYVHGRVIFAGDAAHMLPIFGVRGANTGFQDAQALGWRLALVAKGAASPKLLESYSSERVGAAREIVEEAGKSTRFMAPPTRGFRLVRDAVLSLSLTQPFVGPLYHWRTSRPHEYAHSPLNSVGDDNLLFKAGPAHGAPPVNVRFAADSYLLDHLGGGFDLLYFTAAQAIPPELRAVVDSVKARGINVRLIAVTDQSVSEVQSSVQGADLVLNDSEGRCRNRYGVLANGAAYLLRPDQHVCARWMALDAHQLQSAFKAALLA from the coding sequence ATGCACCAGCCATACGCCGAGCCCCGCCACTCCATCTACTACGAATACCAAGTTCATCAGCCTTGGCTGGCATCCCAGCACCCCGGTGAGCAAAGCCACCCAGTCGTTATCGTCGGCACCGGCCCTGTGGGCTTGACCACGGCGCTTGAAATGGCCCGCCACGGCCAGCGCTGCGTGGTGCTGGAGTCGGAGTTGCAAGTCTCCGAGGGCAGTCGCGCCATTGTGTTTACGCGCCGCTCCATGGAAATTTTGCAGCAAGTAGGCGTGGCCCACCGCGTCACAGAGACTGGCTTGCCTTGGTGCTTTGGCAACAGCATTTACCGGGGCCAGCGGGTGTACCGCATGGAAAACGCCCGCGCCGATGACGATCGCTTCTTCCCCATGATCAATCTGCAGCAGCAGTTTCTGGAGGAATATCTGGTCGAAGCCGTAGAAGCCAACCCGCTTATCGAGCTGCGTTGGGGAAACCGCGTCAACAAAGTGGAGCAAAAAGGCGAGAAGGCCTTCGTCGAAGTCGATACGCCAGAAGGCGCATACCAGTTGCAGGCGGATTGGCTGGTGGCTTGTGACGGCGCACGTTCGGGCATCCGCTCGGCCATGAAGCTGCAAATGGAAGGCGCGTCTTACGAAGGCCGCTTTGTGATTGCTGATATCCGCATCGACCTGCCGCTGCCAACCGAGCGTCTCGCGTTTTTCGATCCCACATGGAACCCCGGCAACACCATCCTCATGCACCGCGAGCCGCATGGTATTTGGCGGGTGGACTACCAGTTGCCAGCGGGTGAAGATCCCGAAGATGCACTCAAGCCCGAATCACTGAAGGCGCGTATTGATGCTCAACTAGAGATGATCGGCTTTGGTGGCACGCCGTGGGAGATGGACTGGAGCTCGGTCTATTCCGCCCGCGCCTTGACTTTGCCCAACTATGTGCATGGCCGTGTGATCTTTGCGGGCGATGCGGCCCACATGCTGCCCATCTTCGGCGTGCGCGGCGCGAACACCGGCTTTCAAGATGCGCAGGCGCTGGGATGGCGGCTGGCGCTGGTTGCCAAGGGCGCGGCCAGCCCCAAGCTGCTTGAAAGCTATAGCAGCGAGCGTGTGGGCGCCGCACGGGAAATTGTCGAAGAGGCGGGCAAGAGCACCCGCTTTATGGCGCCGCCCACGCGGGGCTTCAGATTGGTGCGCGATGCCGTGCTGTCCCTGTCTTTGACGCAGCCCTTTGTCGGCCCGCTCTACCACTGGCGCACCTCGCGCCCGCATGAGTACGCTCACTCGCCGCTCAACAGCGTGGGTGACGACAATTTGCTCTTTAAGGCCGGCCCCGCCCACGGCGCGCCGCCCGTCAATGTGCGCTTTGCGGCCGATAGCTATTTGCTCGACCACTTAGGCGGCGGCTTTGATTTGCTGTACTTCACTGCAGCGCAAGCCATCCCGCCTGAGCTGCGCGCCGTGGTCGATAGCGTTAAAGCTCGCGGCATCAATGTGCGACTGATTGCGGTGACTGACCAGAGTGTGAGCGAGGTTCAAAGTTCTGTTCAAGGGGCTGATCTGGTGCTCAATGACAGCGAAGGCCGCTGCCGAAACCGCTACGGCGTACTGGCCAATGGCGCGGCTTACTTGCTGCGCCCCGACCAACATGTCTGCGCGCGCTGGATGGCGCTGGATGCCCATCAACTGCAATCCGCATTCAAAGCCGCGCTGCTGGCCTGA
- a CDS encoding helix-turn-helix transcriptional regulator — protein sequence MTASITPFSDPSHWMLLPAAAQTSVLAVSLADVTALMEKVGRSSATLGSSDAIAEQILQLLGRQVPLAQCTIFAFQGMARPRVVGLGDRARTGALPMISQDYSERFYPLDGSQRVMKAELARLLKDPHAKPRVWLHRQGPQDVQHPEYRHVCYTQPQIAERLSVLMLQENARWLSVNLYRGEEHGRFDDEAIALIEAFAPLLMQAMRLHYAGQTLQGDLVDLVLARLARRFEQLTPRDLDVVRALAQGLDADALAQRLGIAVSSARTYVKRICAKLGVQGQRELFALLMEPAQAVDSQF from the coding sequence ATGACTGCCTCGATCACACCGTTTTCTGACCCTTCGCACTGGATGCTTCTGCCTGCCGCTGCGCAGACAAGCGTGCTTGCCGTATCGTTGGCGGATGTGACGGCGCTGATGGAGAAAGTCGGGCGAAGCAGCGCCACGCTGGGCAGCAGTGATGCCATTGCAGAGCAAATTTTGCAGCTGCTGGGCAGGCAGGTGCCGCTTGCGCAGTGCACTATTTTCGCCTTCCAAGGCATGGCGCGGCCTCGTGTGGTGGGCTTGGGCGACAGGGCGCGTACAGGTGCGCTTCCCATGATTTCGCAAGATTACAGCGAACGCTTTTACCCTCTAGATGGCTCGCAACGCGTGATGAAGGCCGAGCTTGCGCGGCTGCTCAAAGACCCGCATGCCAAGCCCCGCGTGTGGCTGCACCGGCAGGGGCCGCAAGATGTGCAGCACCCCGAGTACCGCCATGTCTGCTACACCCAGCCGCAAATTGCGGAGCGGCTGTCGGTATTGATGCTGCAAGAAAATGCGCGCTGGCTGTCCGTCAATCTGTACCGGGGCGAGGAGCACGGCCGCTTTGATGACGAGGCCATTGCGCTGATTGAGGCGTTTGCCCCGCTGCTCATGCAAGCCATGCGCCTGCATTACGCGGGCCAGACCTTGCAGGGCGACTTGGTGGACTTGGTGCTGGCCCGTCTGGCGCGCCGTTTTGAGCAGCTCACGCCGCGTGACCTTGATGTGGTGCGGGCGCTGGCACAGGGCTTGGATGCAGATGCACTGGCTCAGCGGCTGGGCATCGCCGTCAGCAGTGCCCGCACCTATGTGAAGCGGATCTGCGCCAAGCTGGGGGTGCAAGGCCAGCGAGAGCTGTTTGCATTGCTGATGGAGCCTGCGCAAGCGGTGGATTCGCAATTTTGA